A single region of the Streptococcus sanguinis genome encodes:
- a CDS encoding VWA domain-containing protein translates to MMKQIQKGFTLVEMIMAIMLMSMIALIIGVIFNTMFSGRELIEREASIQAEMRTSMQHVDRTIGKATSVFILDDSKYKGSKEGLTKEWSYIGLSADGKKVLNYVWDKTKQDWNVSELGTKSLYNMKLDLEFKTDGAYQDNRLINYNLTGKYPDSNNKFSIDTAMSALNSKQVFSKVGKGKKGIALAYRNDPIEGQVNVAISFVFDSSGSMERDMKGRKTNVVKDRRISILREKAIEMVKELKEIGNVSVNLSGFSHYGFYVQKDFSQLDKGTEQIEKSINSLPTRGVTNPGDGLRYGMVSLQQQHVQLKYVVLLTDGIPNAYIVDPSANYPGNKVWIRGGDIVDYQNPIYNLSTKVDNFQVGYLDGAKYSEQFSRLAYDQDSSDSAFRAKTIGYAGEVSKKFGKDIRRVNLIGFSGVKQEVAYGEALTEAIREGVVDAQYVSATDAEELKKTFSDIKKQIQQDLWFVSGP, encoded by the coding sequence ATGATGAAACAAATACAAAAAGGTTTTACCCTAGTGGAGATGATTATGGCTATTATGCTCATGAGTATGATAGCGCTCATCATCGGAGTTATATTTAACACTATGTTTTCTGGTCGGGAGCTCATTGAGCGTGAAGCAAGCATTCAAGCGGAAATGCGAACGTCTATGCAGCATGTTGACCGTACCATTGGCAAGGCAACCTCAGTCTTTATCTTGGATGATAGCAAGTACAAGGGTAGCAAGGAAGGCTTGACTAAGGAGTGGAGCTATATCGGTCTGTCAGCTGACGGGAAAAAGGTTCTTAACTATGTTTGGGATAAGACGAAACAAGATTGGAATGTCAGTGAATTAGGAACAAAATCCCTTTATAATATGAAGCTGGACTTAGAATTTAAAACTGACGGTGCCTATCAAGATAACCGTCTAATTAATTACAATCTGACTGGGAAATATCCAGATTCTAATAATAAGTTTTCGATAGATACAGCCATGTCAGCCCTCAACAGTAAGCAGGTCTTTTCAAAAGTCGGTAAAGGGAAAAAGGGCATCGCTCTGGCTTATAGAAACGATCCGATTGAAGGACAGGTGAATGTTGCTATTTCTTTTGTTTTTGATAGTTCTGGCTCGATGGAAAGAGATATGAAAGGTAGAAAAACGAATGTAGTAAAGGATCGACGAATTAGCATTTTGCGAGAGAAAGCAATCGAAATGGTGAAAGAACTGAAAGAAATAGGCAATGTTAGTGTTAACTTATCAGGTTTTTCACATTATGGTTTTTATGTTCAAAAAGATTTTTCTCAACTAGATAAAGGAACAGAACAAATAGAGAAAAGTATTAACAGTTTACCGACCCGAGGAGTTACTAACCCTGGTGATGGTCTCCGTTATGGAATGGTTAGTTTGCAGCAACAGCATGTCCAACTTAAGTATGTCGTTTTACTGACAGATGGTATCCCCAATGCTTATATAGTAGACCCTAGTGCTAATTATCCTGGAAATAAAGTATGGATTCGAGGAGGAGATATAGTAGATTACCAAAATCCAATATATAATTTGTCCACGAAAGTGGATAATTTCCAAGTTGGTTATTTAGACGGTGCTAAGTACAGTGAACAATTTTCTAGACTAGCTTATGATCAAGACTCCTCTGACAGTGCTTTTCGAGCTAAGACAATCGGCTACGCTGGGGAAGTATCTAAAAAGTTTGGCAAAGACATAAGGCGAGTTAATCTTATAGGGTTTTCTGGAGTAAAGCAAGAGGTTGCATATGGTGAAGCTCTAACAGAAGCTATTCGCGAAGGTGTTGTGGACGCGCAATATGTGTCGGCTACTGATGCTGAAGAGTTAAAAAAGACTTTTTCAGATATTAAAAAACAGATTCAGCAAGATCTTTGGTTTGTTTCTGGTCCATAG
- a CDS encoding prepilin-type N-terminal cleavage/methylation domain-containing protein yields the protein MLNKLQKFRQDLKKKGKGFTLVELIVVIIIIAIIAAVAIPAITSFQDNARRSRIQSEHRELVSAIQSYIGAQDDPTNPGEITLEKLAPYISKNAKGDSTKIVDALAKNDKNTAHTIDSTNHVLTSTFIPSGKQAGDKNQKQWKYDWSANGVNTSATANNNAGGATP from the coding sequence ATGTTAAACAAATTGCAAAAATTCCGTCAGGATTTGAAGAAAAAAGGTAAAGGTTTCACCTTGGTTGAGTTGATCGTGGTAATCATCATTATCGCTATCATCGCAGCTGTAGCGATTCCAGCTATTACTTCCTTCCAAGACAATGCACGTCGTTCGCGTATTCAATCAGAACACCGTGAGCTGGTATCAGCTATCCAATCTTATATCGGCGCGCAAGATGATCCAACTAATCCAGGTGAAATCACTCTTGAAAAACTAGCACCATACATTTCTAAAAATGCTAAAGGCGACTCAACTAAGATTGTAGATGCTCTGGCTAAGAATGACAAAAACACAGCTCATACAATTGACTCAACAAACCATGTTTTGACATCTACTTTTATCCCATCTGGCAAACAAGCAGGTGATAAAAATCAAAAACAATGGAAGTATGACTGGTCAGCTAACGGTGTTAACACTTCAGCGACAGCAAACAACAATGCTGGTGGCGCTACTCCATAA
- a CDS encoding type II secretion system protein, translating into MLNKLQEFRRNLKKKSKGFTLVELIVVIIIIAIITAVAVPALTSFQDNARRSRIQSEHRELATAIQSYIGSQDDPETVKSITMEQLAPYISKNSKGDSAKIMDALAKNDTEPAHKIDGTTLVSTFHPSGVGTDKTKDKTWLYDWRYSGSNTN; encoded by the coding sequence GTGCTCAACAAATTGCAAGAATTTCGTCGTAATTTGAAGAAAAAAAGCAAAGGTTTTACCTTGGTTGAGTTGATTGTGGTTATCATCATTATCGCGATTATCACAGCTGTAGCGGTTCCTGCCCTTACTTCTTTCCAAGATAACGCGCGTCGTTCACGTATTCAATCGGAACACCGTGAGTTGGCAACTGCTATTCAGTCTTATATCGGATCACAGGATGACCCGGAAACTGTAAAGTCAATTACAATGGAGCAATTGGCACCATATATCTCTAAAAATTCTAAGGGAGATTCGGCTAAGATTATGGATGCCCTTGCTAAGAATGATACGGAGCCAGCTCATAAAATTGATGGAACAACTTTGGTTTCGACCTTCCATCCCTCAGGAGTGGGAACTGATAAAACCAAGGACAAAACTTGGCTTTACGATTGGAGATATAGTGGTTCAAATACAAACTAG